The genomic interval CTCGCCGAGGTAGAACGAGATGTCCGTTGTGTCGTTACCGGTGCCCTGCAGCGTGTAGCTGCCGGCTTCCATGTTACCGGTGCGAATCTCGATCTCACCGTCGCTGCCTGCGTCGTACTCCCCAACGGGGGTTTCGCCGTCAAGCAGCACGTAGGTTACATCTGCGTCACCACTATACGTCAGCGTCTGACCCTGAACGTAGAAACCATTGTTCGTGATTTCTTCAGAGTCCTGAGCCGCAGCACCGCCCGTCAGCGCGATGGACCCGGCGAAGACCGAGAAGACCACCAGCGCAGCGAGGAAGAGGCTGCGAACCTTGGAATTGTTTCCTGTCATGTTTATCGTACCTGTCGGGTCTAGCACTGTTCCCAACCGATGACCAAGTGGCCACCGCACAGGTTGGTACTTTGTACTGTCACCATGGGTAGGGGTACAGGCAGAACCTAAGCCCAGTGTTATAAATGCTTTCTGGTGGCGTCAGACGCGTGTTAACCTCTCTCAGCGCCGGAACCGGGGGTTATGAGCTTTGTGTCAATGTCGGCCACCTGTCTGACGCGTGACCCGAGAACGCCCTGAAACAACCGTATAGCGGCCTGAATAATGGTTCGCCATCTACTCCTCATCTCCGGATAGTCATCCACAAGTGAGCGTTACGAGTTACTCATCAGACGAGTAACTATCGCCGGATCTACCGCTGGAAGGAGACGAGTTTAAATACCACCCCACATCGCAAGAGGGCCGCGCGTTCGCGCGCGCCCCGTCCCACGGTTCGGTGGTCGACCAGTCCCGGCGGCGGAAGGAGGGAGTGCCGGGGGCACCGCTGTCGAACGGTGAGAGCGGCCGTGGAATCGCAGAGCAGATGCGCGGCGGCCGGTCGGTAGAGCGAGTCGGCAGTCCGTGTGGTCGAGCGGCAGTACGAGGAGCGAGCCGACGATGCCCAATGAGCCGTCAGCGCGTGACGACTTCGACCTCGTGGCCGTCGTTGGTCTTGGTGAACGCGTAGTTGTGGTCACAGGACTCCGGATCGCGGTAGCCCTCGGCCTCGCGTTCCATCAGCGTCTCCCAGGCGTCGTCGAGGTCGTCACACCGCACGGCGACGTGGCCCCACGCGTCGCCCATCTCGTAGGAGCGCCCGTCGTAGTTGTACGTCAACTCGACGCTCATCGCCTCCTCGGCGGCCTCCTTCGGCTTCGCGAAGTAGTTCGCGAACGTGTCCGACTCCCAGCGACCCGTCTGTTCGTACTCCAGTTTCCGGGCGTACCAGCCGAGGGTCGCGTCGGCGTCCTCGACGCGCATCATCGTGTGGTCGAGGCTCCACTTCGCGCCGTGGTCGCGCTTCACGAGTTCTATCTCGTGGCCGTCGGGGTCCTTCACGAACGCGTACCGGTTGTCGCAGGACTCCGGGTCGCGGTAGTCCTCGACGCCCGCGTCCATCAGTTCGTCGTACGACGACTGCAGTTCGTCCTCGGGGACGCGGACGGCGATGTGGCCCCACGCGTCGCCCATCTCGTAGGAGCGACCGTCGTGGTTGTACGTGAGTTCGAGCAGCGCACCTTCGTCGTGCATCTCCTCGGGGCCGAGGAAGACGTTCGTGAACGTGTCGGCCTCCCAGCGACCCTTCTCCTCGTAGTCGATGGCTCCCGTGTAGAACTCCAGTGCGGCGTCGAGGTCTTCGACGCGCATCATCGTGTGGTCGAGAATGGCGTTCACGACGAGAGCCACTCGCGGCCGAGCGATAAACGTTGGTGCGAAGGAGTCGCTGCCCACCCTGCCACCACGAGACGACGCGACGAATCCCCCCGCTCCGCCAGCGCCGATGGGGAACCTCACTCGGTCCGCTCGTCGACCCACTCGATTACGGCGGGCCAGTAGAGCCACCACGCGGCGATGAGCAACAGGACGCTCCCGAACGGGACGGCGAGCGTCCCCGGTCGCCGCGAGAACGCGTAGGCGAGCGGGAACTGGTTCAGCGCGGCGAGCACCAGCAGCCCCCCGGTCAGTCGCCGGTCGTCCCACCCGGCGACCCCTGCGAGCGCGCTCGCCACCGCGCCGACGTAGATGCCCGCACCGACCAGCCACGACTCGATGGCGGCCGACCGACCGTATACGGACAGCCGGAGGTAGTCGGGGAGCGTGACCAGCGTCCACGGGTCGTCGTTGAGCAGCCCGAACGGGAACACGAACGTCAGGTCGACACCGGCGACGACGGTCCACGGGACCACCCCGAGTCCCAGTACGACGAGTAAGCGACCGAGCGCACGGCCGCGGTCGCTCGCGCGTGCGCGCGACGAGACCGCGCCCCGGTTCCGACTGGTCGGGGAGCGACTCCGGGCCGTCTCCTCGTCGGTAGAGTCGCCCGCGGAGGCGGCGTCCGACGACCCGTCGGACACGCTATCGCCGCATGATGAGGCGCAGGACGTCCTCGTCCTGGAGTTCGTGGTCGAGACCCACCTGCTGTTCGTCGTGTTTCGCGCTCGGTCCCGACACGCGGGCGAACCGGAAGCGCTGGCGGAAGTCGCTCCCGAGTTTGTCCAGCACGTCGTCGATGCTGTTCTTCCCGCGACGCACGACCAGCGGTTCCTCGCGGTCGACGCCGCGCCCCGGCTTGTCCATGTAGATGCGGATGAGGCCGAGCGCCTCCCAGATGGACTCCTTCAGCGAGTCGAGGCCCTTGCCCTCCTCGGCGCTGATGAAGACGGCCTCCTCGGGGTCGATGTCGCGCTCTCGGAGGTCCTCGTTGACCGTCTCCAGGTAGTCCGGTTCGATGAGGTCGGCCTTGTTGACCGAGACGATGGAGGGGAGGTAGACGCGGTTGTCCATCAGCGCGTCGACGAGCAGGTCGATGGTCATCTGCTCGCGTACCGTCACGTCGGCGTTGATGTAGTCGTACTCGCGGAGGACGCCCTTGATGGTCTCCTCGTCGAGGCCGACGTCGCCACCGGTGGTGAGTTTGATACCGCCCTTGTGTTTCTTCGTGACGCTGATGCTCGGCGGGGTGGAGTCGAGGCGGATCTTGTTGTAGTACAGCTCCTCGCGGAGGCGGTCGTACTGCTCGATCTCGAACACCGAGAGGACGAACAGTACGAGGTCGGCGGTCCGCACGACCGACAGCACCTCGCGGCCACCACCGCGCCCTTCGGCCGCACCCTCGATGAGCCCCGGCACGTCCATCAACTGGATGTTCGCACCGCGGTACTGCAACATCCCCGGGTTCACGTTCAGCGTCGTGAACTCGTAGGACCCCACCTCGCTTTCGGCGTTGGTCAGCGCGTTCAGAAGGGTGGACTTCCCCACGGAGGGGAAGCCGACGAGGGCGACGGTGGCGTCGCCGGTCTTCTCGACCGCGTAGCCCTGGCCACCGCCAGCCGAGGACTGGTTCTCCAGTTTCTCCTTCTTCTGTGCGAGTTTCGACTTCAGCCGACCGATGTGTGCCTCGGTGGACTTGTTGTACGGAGTGTTGGCTATCTCCTCCTCGATGGCCTCGATCTCCTCCTCAAGTCCCATTGCTCTACTCTCCGCCATCCTGCAGGAAAAACGTGTCCTTGTCGGTTGGTTCGACTAGGTCCCCATATCTATCCCAACCTCACTGTCGCCACGTTGTTCGGCCAATGTTCCCCAAGAGCTGAAGATGAAAAGCCAACACAACACCACACCGTGCACTAACCAGTATAGTGTAATCACTGCAATACACCAAGGCATTCCCTCGACGGGATATCCCAACGATTTGAACAGAAAAATCCGATGGCTGCACTCAATCTCCACATATCCACCGAATCCCCGATAGAAGACCTCACAAGGGGAACTGTGCATTTCTCCGGAGCTCACCATCCCCCACAGACGATACTATGGCGAGAGCCTGTTCAACCCACTGCTCCAGACACCCGAATTCAAGCGTTTCAACGAATCACATTCGGTGGCTAGACGTACCAGCGAGTAATCCCTCAACCGTGAAAACTGACATACTCAACGGATCTGTGGAAACGATATCGACCCATATTCCACCCGGGAGACGACGAATGAGGTGAGGGTCGAGATACGGTCAGAACACACAAGAGACCTCCAGACGCCCATTACCCCCGAAATAACCGAGATGGTGGGTGACGTAATCCGGGACGGATCACCTACGTTTCACGCGGGGAAATCGCTGTACGTGACCCATGTGTGGAACAGTTGGACTCTACAGCGAGAGGTTGGCCACGGTATCCCGTTGAGTGAACAGTGAGCAGATACTGCTGAACACGCCCATACAGTCCCAGAGAGGTCGATACCACGGCTTTAGAGCGTTCTACCCTTCCACACCGGGTTCATCGTATCGACCGGTCTAGACTGCCCACCAGAAACGCGAACCCACAGTCTCTCTTCAGAGTCTCTCTACCGGGCATTAGGGCCATATGTGGAAGAATATGTTAACCGGTCAGAATGACTGCGCGATGAGTGTCGCGAGGGGACCGAGTTGGTATAGTGTGGATTTCACACGTTCGACGTGGCTATCATCTGCAAGGAGAGACTCCGCTCTTTCAGGCGGGCGTGAATCCGACATGGAAATTCCCCTCGGCCGTCGCCGGCTGGCCGAATCCCACACCCTCAGCCCACCTTGTGAGAAGCATAGTATCACGGGTACGCCGTCTCCCCACGGGCAGGCCACCGTGAGAGACGGGCAACACTCCATCTATCTCTACGGTGCGCAGGAAACTTGGCCAAACGGTGTGAACCGCGCCGGTCAGACCGTGTCGCGAGGCATGACCGCTTAGAAAGCCGCGTTGAGAAACCGCGGGACGATGACTCGCTTGTGGATGGGAGCGCCCGTGACAGCGCCCGGAGACGCTCCCGAAGGACAGTCGAAACTCGCCTCGCCGATACTGGGAGAACAAGTTCTGAAACCGACTCGGCACCGGGCCAGGGTTCCTACTGTGTGGGGAAGCCCCGCCGTTTACCGCGGGGAGGATGTCACAGTAGTCACTTACGTGAATCAATACCAATTTCACACTCGTTTCAACGAATCGGGCTTTGAGCACGGCACGAGGTCTCCTTTCTGTGGCTACTCGAACGTTGATCGTCTTTGAGAAAGCAAGCGTACGCACACGCCTATACCGCGCGCCGTCATACGATTCCCATGGACAAGCGTACCCTGGGGAAGAACCTCGCGCTCCTCGGTCTCGCCTTCGTCGCCCTCCTGCACACCGCCCTCAGCCTCGTCTTCCAGACGAACCTCACGATGCTCGGTATCGCGTTGCTCATAATCGTCGTCGTTGGGCTGCTCCTCGTCAACCTCTGAGCGTCGCTTCCGAGCGTCGTCATCGTGGGGGTTAACGCGGCCGACCGCCGTCCCGTGGACGCCTTTCAGTACGTTAATACGTGATGGTCGAGAGCGAACGAACGATGAGTGACGCCGGTCGATTCCGCGACAGCACGCAGATCGTCCTCCCCCGAGGGAGGCTGGGTGACCTGCGCGCGGACCTCGGGCGGGAGTTCACGCTGACGTTCGTCGAGCAGGACGGTCGCGTCCGCATCATCGGCAGTCCGGTCGAGATCAAGAGCGCGAGCGACTGGCTCGTCCGTCACGGCATCTCCCTGCCCTGAGGCTCGACGCCGTCCACGCCGTGTCGTCTCTCACTGCGCCATCCCCCGACCAGCTTCGCCCGTAGGTATCGAGAACCGCTCCGAGTAGCCTCCCGTCCTCCGGCGGAGACGTCCCACACTGTGTGACACTCCACCGTGGGGACGGCGACAAGACAACTCTTAAAAGCGCGAGAGGGGAATGAAGCCGATATGGGAGGTACCATCGAAGTGCTCGTCCCCGGCGGGCAGGCCAATCCTGGGCCACCGCTCGGGCCGGAGCTCGGCCCCACGCCGGTCGACGTGCAGGCAGTCGTCAGTGAGATAAACGACCAGACCGCCGCGTTCGACGGCACCGAAGTGCCCGTCACCGTCACCTACGACGACGACGGGAGCTTCGAGATCGACGTCGGTGTGCCGCCGACGGCGGCGCTCGTCAAGGACGAACTCGGCTTCGAGACGGGCAGCGGCCGCCCGCAGGCGGAGTTCGTCGCGGACATGTCCATCGACCAGCTCGTGACGGTCGCGGAGCAGAAGCTCCCCGACCTGCTCGCGTACGACACGCGCGGCGCGGCGAAGGAGGTCGCCGGCACCTGCGTCTCGCTCGGTGTCACCATCGAGGGCGAGGACGCGCGGACGTTCAAACAGCGCGTCGAAGACGGCGAGTTCGACGACCAGCTCAGCGCGGCGTAACCAGGCGGACTCTCTTTCACTCTCCGAGCGGCGAGCGACGGCACTGCTCGGCGTGCTCGACGCGCTCGCGGCTGACCGTCCGTGACGGTACCGCCGAGTGACGCCTCGAATCGCCCCCGCGACCACGAGGAGGCTCACGTCGCCAGTTCGACGTACTTAAGTCCGCGAGGTCACTCGTGCGAAACGAGACAGGCGTAGCCTGTTTCACGCCGTAGTAGCCTCACGGCGCACTACGGAGGTGAACAATGGCAGATCAGGAAATAGAGGATGCAGTCTCTCGCGCACTCGACGAGGCACCGCCCCGGAACTTCCAGGAGACGGTGGACCTCGCGATAAACCTGCGAGACCTGGATCTCAACGACCCGTCTAACCGTGTCGACGAAGGCATCGTCCTTCCGAACGGAACGGGCCAAGACACACGTATCGTCGTGTTCGCAGAGGGTGAGACAGCCCTCCGAGCACAGGACGTCGCCGACGACGTACTCGACGGTGACGACCTCGAAGAACTCGGTGACGACGACGACGCCGCGAAGGATCTCGCCGGCGAGACGGACTTCTTCGTCGCCGAGGCGAGCATGATGCAGGACATCGGTCGCTACCTCGGGACCGTCCTCGGTCCCCGCGGGAAGATGCCGACACCGCTTCAGCCCGACGACGACGTCGTCGAAGTCGTCGAACGAATGAAGAACACGGTACAGGTACGCTCGCGCGACCGTCGGACGTTCCACACCCGCGTCGGTGCGGCCGACATGTCGGCCGACGAGATCGCCGACAACGTGGACGTCATCCTGCGCCGAATCGAAGCAGACCTCGAGAAGGGGCCGCTCAACATCGACTCCGTCTACGTCAAGACGACGATGGGCCCCTCCGTGGAGGTGGCCTAGATGTCCGCAGAGTCCGAACGCAAGACCGACGTCATCCCGCAGTGGAAACAGGAGGAGGTCGACACCGTCGTCGACATCCTGAACAGCTACGAGAGCGTCGGCGTCGTCAACCTCGCCGGCATCCCGTCGCGACAGCTCCAGGCGATGCGCCGTGACCTGCACGGCACCGCACAGCTTCGCGTCTCCCGGAACACGCTGATGAACCGGGCGCTGGACGAGACCGACGACGACCTCTCGGAGCTGAAGGAGTTCATCGAGGGCCAGGTGGGCCTCATCGGGACGAACGACAACCCGTTCGGCCTGTACAAGGAGCTCGAAGCCTCGAAGACGCCGGCGCCCATCAACGCCGGCGAGGTCGCCCCGAACGACATCGTCATCCCCGAGGGTGACACCGGCATCGATCCCGGTCCGTTCGTCGGCGAACTCCAGCAGGTCGGCGCGGACGCCCGCATCCAGGACGGCTCCATCCAGGTGCTGTCCGACTCCACCGTGCTCGAAGCCGGCGAGGAGGTCAGCACGCAGCTCGCGAACGTACTGAGCGAACTCGGTATCGAACCGAAGGAGGTCGGCCTCGACCTCCGCGGCGTCTACTCCGACGGCGTCCTTTTCGACCCCGAGGACCTCGCCATCGACATCGACGACTACCGTGCGGACGTGCAGGCGGCCGCCAGTGCCGCCCGCAACGTCTCGGTCAACGCCGTCTACCCGACGGCCCAGACCGCAGGCCTCATCCTCGGCAAGGCGAGCAACGAGGCCCGTTCCCTCGGCCTGCACGCCGCCGTCGAGAGCCCGGACATCGCCGACACGCTCGTCGGGAAGGCCGACTCGCAGATGCGGGCGCTCGCCGCCCTCATCGACGACGAGGAGGCGCTCCCCGAGGAACTGCGCGGCGCTGACCTCACGGCCCCCGCCGGGGACGACGAGGACGACGCCGACGACGACGAATCGACCGACGACCAAGCAGCCGACGCTGACGCCGAGGCCGACACCGACGACGACGAAGACGACGATGACGACGACGGTGGCGACGCACTCGGCGCGATGTTCGGCTAACCCCCCCAATACAGAACAATGGAGTACATCTACGCAGCACTCATCCTGAACGAGACGGACGAAGAGATCAACGAAGAGAACATCACCGCAGTCCTCGAAGCGGCCGGTACGGACGTCGAGGAGTCCCGCGTCAAGGCGCTCGTCGCCGCGCTGGAGGACGTCGACATCGAGGAGGCCATCGACACGGCCGCCGCCGTCCCCGCAGCAGGCGGGGCCGCGGGCGGTGCCGCCGGTGGCGAGGCCGACGAGGCCGAGGAAGCGGAAGCCGACGCCGACGAGGCGGAAGCCGACGCCGACGACGGCGACGACGACGAGGAAGACGACGACGCCAGCGGCGAGGGTCTCGGCGAGCTGTTCGGCTGAACCGGCAGTTCACCCTCACCCGTCCGACTCGACTCGAATACACCTTCTCCGTTTTTCGACCCGCCAGCGACGCGTGCGTTCCGCCAGCGGCGCTCCGGTCCACTACGCTCGCCTCCGCCAGCTACCCCTCCACCACCCCTCATCACACGGGGGACGAACGTTCAAGGGCGAAAGCGCGACCACGCTCCCGTGATGGAGCCACAGGTCGTCCTCGCGCCGGAGTTCGCGCTCGCAGTCTGTGGGTTCACGCTGGCTGGCGTCGCCCTCGGGACGCTGAGCGGACTGGTGCCGGGCCTCCACGCGAACAACGTCGCCCTCCTGCTGGCGGCGGGGGCGGCCAGCGCGCCCGGTCCGCCGACGCTCGTCGCCTGCGCGATGCTCGCGGCGGGCGTCGTCCACACGTTCCTCGACGTGGTGCCCGCGCTGGCGCTCGGCGTCCCCGACCCGGCGATGGCCGCCAGCGCACTCCCTGGGCACCGCCTCGTCGTCGAGGGACGGGGCGAGGAGGCGCTCCGCCTGTCGGCGCTCGGGAGCGCGCTGGCCGTCGTGCTCGCGGTGCCGCTGGCGATACCCGTCACGACCGGGATGACCGCGGTCTATCCGACGGTCACCGCCCACCTCTCGCTCGTCCTCGGTGGCATCGCTCTCGCGATGGTGCTCACCGAACCGACGCCGGGACGAGCGGTCGGCGCGCTGGTCGCCGTCGGTGCCAGCGGTACGCTCGGCGTGCTCACCCTCGACCTCCCCGTCTCCGGACCGCTCGGTGGGAGCACGCTCATGCCGCTGTTCGCGGGACTGTTCGGCGTCCCGGTGCTCGTCGACGCGGTCGGCGGCGCGGGCGTCCCCGAACAGGACGACGCCACGCTCGCCCTCTCGAAGGGCTCGGTCGCCGGACTGGGCGGTGTCGGCACGCTCTCGGGCGCGGCGGTCGGCTACCTGCCGGGCGTCTCCAGCGCCGTCGCGGCGACGCTCGCGTTGACGACTGTCCCCGGTAGGTACGGCGCTCGCGGGTTCGTCGTGGCGACCAGCGGCGTCAACACGGCGAACACGGTGTTCGCTCTCTTCGCGCTGTTCGCCCTCGGCACACCCCGGACGGGCGTGCTGGTCGCCGTCGACGAGACGGTGGGGACGCCGTCGCTCTCCCTCTCCGTGCTCGCCGTCGTCGGCGCGGCGATGGCGGGGTTCGTCCTCGTGGGAGCACTCGGCCCGTCCTACCTCCGGGTCGTCGGGAACGTCGACCCGACGCGGCTCTCGGTCGGTGTCCTCTGCCTGCTCGCCGTCTTCGCGTTCCTGTTCGCGGGCGGACTGGGCGTCGGACTGCTCGCTATCGCCGGACTGGTCGGGATGCTCCCGCCTCGGCTCGGCGCGAAGCGAGCGCACCTGATGGGGGTACTCATCGGGCCGCTCGCGCTGGGCGGGTGAGGAGCGACGGAGAGAGCCACCTCAGATGTAGTCGACCCGACGGAAGTACGCCAGCATGACGACGGCGACCGCCAGCATCCCGACCATGACGGCGGGGTAGCCGTACGCCCACCGGAGTTCGGGCATGTTCGTCGGTCCTCCCTCGAAGTTCATCCCGTAGACGCCGACGACGAACGTCAGC from Halomarina salina carries:
- a CDS encoding TIGR04206 family protein; its protein translation is MSDGSSDAASAGDSTDEETARSRSPTSRNRGAVSSRARASDRGRALGRLLVVLGLGVVPWTVVAGVDLTFVFPFGLLNDDPWTLVTLPDYLRLSVYGRSAAIESWLVGAGIYVGAVASALAGVAGWDDRRLTGGLLVLAALNQFPLAYAFSRRPGTLAVPFGSVLLLIAAWWLYWPAVIEWVDERTE
- a CDS encoding VOC family protein, whose protein sequence is MNAILDHTMMRVEDLDAALEFYTGAIDYEEKGRWEADTFTNVFLGPEEMHDEGALLELTYNHDGRSYEMGDAWGHIAVRVPEDELQSSYDELMDAGVEDYRDPESCDNRYAFVKDPDGHEIELVKRDHGAKWSLDHTMMRVEDADATLGWYARKLEYEQTGRWESDTFANYFAKPKEAAEEAMSVELTYNYDGRSYEMGDAWGHVAVRCDDLDDAWETLMEREAEGYRDPESCDHNYAFTKTNDGHEVEVVTR
- the rpl12p gene encoding 50S ribosomal protein P1; amino-acid sequence: MEYIYAALILNETDEEINEENITAVLEAAGTDVEESRVKALVAALEDVDIEEAIDTAAAVPAAGGAAGGAAGGEADEAEEAEADADEAEADADDGDDDEEDDDASGEGLGELFG
- a CDS encoding VNG_1110C family protein, encoding MSDAGRFRDSTQIVLPRGRLGDLRADLGREFTLTFVEQDGRVRIIGSPVEIKSASDWLVRHGISLP
- a CDS encoding 50S ribosomal protein L1, whose translation is MADQEIEDAVSRALDEAPPRNFQETVDLAINLRDLDLNDPSNRVDEGIVLPNGTGQDTRIVVFAEGETALRAQDVADDVLDGDDLEELGDDDDAAKDLAGETDFFVAEASMMQDIGRYLGTVLGPRGKMPTPLQPDDDVVEVVERMKNTVQVRSRDRRTFHTRVGAADMSADEIADNVDVILRRIEADLEKGPLNIDSVYVKTTMGPSVEVA
- a CDS encoding tripartite tricarboxylate transporter permease, which produces MEPQVVLAPEFALAVCGFTLAGVALGTLSGLVPGLHANNVALLLAAGAASAPGPPTLVACAMLAAGVVHTFLDVVPALALGVPDPAMAASALPGHRLVVEGRGEEALRLSALGSALAVVLAVPLAIPVTTGMTAVYPTVTAHLSLVLGGIALAMVLTEPTPGRAVGALVAVGASGTLGVLTLDLPVSGPLGGSTLMPLFAGLFGVPVLVDAVGGAGVPEQDDATLALSKGSVAGLGGVGTLSGAAVGYLPGVSSAVAATLALTTVPGRYGARGFVVATSGVNTANTVFALFALFALGTPRTGVLVAVDETVGTPSLSLSVLAVVGAAMAGFVLVGALGPSYLRVVGNVDPTRLSVGVLCLLAVFAFLFAGGLGVGLLAIAGLVGMLPPRLGAKRAHLMGVLIGPLALGG
- a CDS encoding 50S ribosomal protein L10, with protein sequence MSAESERKTDVIPQWKQEEVDTVVDILNSYESVGVVNLAGIPSRQLQAMRRDLHGTAQLRVSRNTLMNRALDETDDDLSELKEFIEGQVGLIGTNDNPFGLYKELEASKTPAPINAGEVAPNDIVIPEGDTGIDPGPFVGELQQVGADARIQDGSIQVLSDSTVLEAGEEVSTQLANVLSELGIEPKEVGLDLRGVYSDGVLFDPEDLAIDIDDYRADVQAAASAARNVSVNAVYPTAQTAGLILGKASNEARSLGLHAAVESPDIADTLVGKADSQMRALAALIDDEEALPEELRGADLTAPAGDDEDDADDDESTDDQAADADAEADTDDDEDDDDDDGGDALGAMFG
- a CDS encoding 50S ribosomal protein L11, with the protein product MGGTIEVLVPGGQANPGPPLGPELGPTPVDVQAVVSEINDQTAAFDGTEVPVTVTYDDDGSFEIDVGVPPTAALVKDELGFETGSGRPQAEFVADMSIDQLVTVAEQKLPDLLAYDTRGAAKEVAGTCVSLGVTIEGEDARTFKQRVEDGEFDDQLSAA
- a CDS encoding OBG GTPase family GTP-binding protein, which codes for MGLEEEIEAIEEEIANTPYNKSTEAHIGRLKSKLAQKKEKLENQSSAGGGQGYAVEKTGDATVALVGFPSVGKSTLLNALTNAESEVGSYEFTTLNVNPGMLQYRGANIQLMDVPGLIEGAAEGRGGGREVLSVVRTADLVLFVLSVFEIEQYDRLREELYYNKIRLDSTPPSISVTKKHKGGIKLTTGGDVGLDEETIKGVLREYDYINADVTVREQMTIDLLVDALMDNRVYLPSIVSVNKADLIEPDYLETVNEDLRERDIDPEEAVFISAEEGKGLDSLKESIWEALGLIRIYMDKPGRGVDREEPLVVRRGKNSIDDVLDKLGSDFRQRFRFARVSGPSAKHDEQQVGLDHELQDEDVLRLIMRR